Proteins from a genomic interval of Chroococcidiopsis thermalis PCC 7203:
- a CDS encoding efflux RND transporter periplasmic adaptor subunit — MKYNALLIVKLLGVALLASTFTSGCKSSTLPATASKSPAAIPVKLQTLKSSLVQDNSEFVGTLEAVKRVVLQPEIEGRIVKIHVSNGDRVDKGTPIVQLRSDRTQAEYASATAKVNSARAVSITALAQLKAAEANKIKAASEVELQKIQYQRAERLVNEGVQARQQLDIAHRDLNTAIAALHAAEEDVEAAKSSSNQMKTEIKQAQAEANAVNVSLQYKQVLAPIAGVVGDFPVKVGDYVNIGQTLTNITQNDSVDLRLSVPIKHSSQLKLGLPVELIDPNTNKRIATGSISFINPQVNTGDQAILAKARFSNHNGNLRDGEFVKAIAIWNQSPGVLIPTDAVFTIGDQSFVYSVEQQGSKTVVRQKPVQLGNIKGQNYQVLNGVKPGEKIAITEILNLRDNAPVQPIASES; from the coding sequence ATGAAATACAACGCTTTACTAATAGTAAAACTACTAGGTGTAGCCCTTCTAGCTTCCACCTTCACTAGTGGCTGCAAATCGAGTACGCTTCCTGCTACAGCAAGCAAATCCCCTGCTGCTATTCCTGTCAAGTTGCAAACACTCAAATCTAGTTTAGTTCAAGATAATTCTGAATTTGTCGGAACGTTAGAAGCTGTCAAGAGAGTTGTCCTACAACCAGAGATTGAGGGTCGGATTGTCAAAATTCACGTCTCCAATGGAGATCGAGTTGACAAGGGAACGCCAATTGTACAGCTCCGCTCCGATCGCACTCAAGCCGAATATGCCAGTGCTACTGCTAAGGTCAACTCTGCTAGAGCAGTTAGCATCACTGCATTAGCGCAACTAAAAGCAGCAGAAGCTAACAAAATTAAAGCTGCATCGGAAGTAGAACTTCAGAAGATACAGTATCAGCGAGCCGAGCGACTAGTCAACGAAGGAGTACAAGCTAGGCAGCAATTAGATATTGCGCATAGAGATTTGAATACAGCCATTGCAGCCCTCCACGCTGCTGAAGAAGATGTAGAAGCTGCCAAATCCAGCTCTAATCAGATGAAGACTGAAATTAAGCAGGCTCAGGCAGAAGCAAATGCTGTTAATGTTTCTCTTCAGTACAAACAAGTGCTAGCACCGATCGCAGGCGTAGTTGGAGATTTTCCTGTCAAAGTGGGAGACTACGTTAATATTGGTCAAACTCTGACCAACATCACCCAGAACGACTCCGTAGACCTACGGCTCTCGGTTCCGATCAAACACTCATCTCAACTAAAATTAGGGTTGCCTGTAGAATTGATCGATCCCAACACAAATAAGCGCATAGCCACAGGCAGTATTTCTTTTATTAACCCTCAAGTCAACACTGGGGATCAAGCAATCTTAGCTAAGGCTCGCTTTTCTAATCATAATGGTAATTTACGTGATGGGGAATTTGTCAAAGCAATAGCGATTTGGAACCAAAGCCCGGGAGTGTTAATCCCTACGGATGCCGTATTTACGATCGGCGACCAAAGCTTTGTTTATAGCGTTGAGCAACAAGGGAGCAAAACAGTCGTGCGGCAAAAGCCCGTACAGTTGGGAAACATCAAAGGTCAGAATTACCAGGTACTCAATGGAGTGAAGCCAGGAGAAAAGATTGCTATCACGGAAATTTTGAACTTAAGAGATAACGCCCCCGTTCAGCCGATAGCGTCTGAATCCTAA
- a CDS encoding efflux RND transporter permease subunit: MLLSIANTFIKRPILTTVCTVLILLIGGICIPLLPLDKLPEMALKQVTVTANYLGSDAKTSEENVTTVLERQINGTERVVYMSSQTTNNGDTSINISFPTEMDRNTAQVLVQNNVAVSQAELPEEVNRTGVITQKQSPTITIAYAFYSDKDKNDRFTYNPVFVSNYVDRQILDEIKRIEGVGNAVILGERKYAMRIWLDPDALAARQLTAQDAIDAISEQNIQVGAGKIGQQPTPSEQRYEFALRAAGRFTTPEEAENTVVKVGADGTLIRIKDVGRAEIGAQDYSTNAMFDGAPAVGLLVYQLPGTNAWNTAKLVKEKMAELEQNFPPGLKAEVALDNTLFVAASLDEAFKTLIDAIALVFLVIFIFLQDWRTTIVPAIAIPVSLVGAMALAFVLGFSLNQLTLFGIILATGLVVDDGIVVVEAISAKLAQGMKPLQAALDAMGELTGAVVATSVVLMAVFIPVTFFPGTTGIVYKQFALVIAFSIAISTFNALSFSPSMSAILLRRQEEVHGPLGVLFRWFNQVFDWFKTGYTKTVEFLIRIRLLVIPVFIAGLIATGWIYQTTPQGFIPEEDQGYLFAIVEAPAGVSLNYSADLLTRITEEVMLPLPEVEHAFGTAGYGFEGNASNKTLLFVKLKNWEERPGADKSVFGVLQKVNQGLQAKVPEARAIAVNAPPVDGLGSTGGFELYIQNKAALPMEALIDNTQKAIAAAQKRPELAGVFTQFTFGTPMMQISIDRSQAKAQNIEINDIFNTLQTYLGARYINQYVLGGRLYRVYAQAEGTVRSNPEDISRLYVRSQDNNLVQLSNVVNLTRLNYPPIVSHYNAYPAIKIQGAAAPGYSTGQAIQAMEEVAQEVLQPGFGYAWTGTAFQEKSSGGAAPIIFGLAFVMVFLVLAAQYESYVDPTIIMITVPLAILGAIGAVVLRANIFQAGGVWPAVNNNIYAQVALVMLIGLASKNAILIVEFANQSLETGMDITQAAIRAAKERLRPILMTAFAGLVGFWPLVIAKGAGAMSRWSLGTALFGGYLISTILSLFLVPVLYVTIKKLEERFLKSGKSGTPSEPGFQQPQIQDEREQVLPNFQASSQNE, encoded by the coding sequence ATGCTGTTGAGTATTGCTAACACCTTCATCAAAAGACCGATCTTAACTACGGTTTGCACTGTACTTATTCTCTTGATCGGCGGAATTTGTATTCCCCTGCTTCCCTTGGATAAGCTGCCGGAAATGGCTCTAAAGCAGGTGACTGTAACTGCTAACTATCTGGGTAGTGATGCCAAAACCTCTGAAGAAAACGTTACTACCGTTCTGGAGCGGCAAATCAATGGCACAGAGCGGGTCGTCTATATGTCCTCTCAAACGACGAATAATGGTGATACAAGTATCAACATCTCTTTCCCAACGGAAATGGACAGGAACACCGCTCAAGTTCTTGTCCAAAATAATGTTGCCGTTTCTCAAGCCGAGTTACCTGAAGAGGTGAACCGAACTGGTGTCATCACTCAAAAACAATCTCCCACGATTACGATTGCTTACGCCTTTTATTCCGACAAGGATAAGAACGATCGATTCACATACAATCCTGTTTTCGTGAGTAACTATGTCGATCGCCAAATTCTCGATGAAATCAAGCGGATCGAGGGGGTGGGTAACGCCGTAATTTTGGGAGAACGGAAGTATGCCATGCGGATCTGGCTTGACCCCGATGCCCTTGCCGCTAGACAATTGACAGCTCAGGATGCGATCGATGCCATTTCAGAACAGAACATTCAGGTAGGAGCAGGTAAAATTGGTCAGCAGCCCACTCCCTCCGAGCAGCGTTACGAATTTGCCCTGAGAGCAGCTGGTCGATTCACGACTCCCGAAGAAGCTGAAAACACTGTGGTGAAAGTCGGTGCGGATGGCACGCTGATCAGAATTAAAGATGTAGGTCGAGCCGAAATAGGGGCGCAAGATTACAGCACCAATGCTATGTTCGATGGCGCGCCAGCAGTCGGTCTTTTAGTCTACCAACTTCCCGGTACGAATGCTTGGAACACGGCTAAGTTGGTCAAAGAAAAAATGGCGGAGCTAGAACAGAATTTTCCGCCTGGATTGAAAGCAGAAGTTGCCTTAGATAATACTTTATTCGTGGCAGCTTCCCTCGACGAAGCCTTCAAAACTCTAATCGATGCGATCGCGTTGGTGTTCTTAGTCATCTTTATCTTTTTACAAGACTGGCGCACTACCATCGTTCCTGCGATTGCCATTCCAGTGTCGCTAGTTGGGGCAATGGCTTTAGCGTTTGTATTAGGGTTTAGTCTCAATCAACTGACTTTGTTTGGCATCATCTTAGCAACTGGTTTAGTAGTAGATGATGGAATTGTGGTGGTGGAGGCAATATCTGCAAAATTAGCTCAAGGAATGAAACCACTGCAAGCAGCCCTAGATGCTATGGGGGAACTGACGGGGGCAGTTGTTGCGACATCAGTTGTACTCATGGCGGTGTTTATTCCCGTGACTTTCTTCCCTGGTACGACAGGAATTGTCTATAAGCAATTTGCGCTAGTTATTGCTTTTTCGATCGCCATTTCTACCTTTAACGCCCTGAGCTTCTCTCCTAGTATGTCAGCTATTCTCCTGCGCAGGCAGGAGGAAGTACACGGACCTTTGGGAGTGTTGTTTCGTTGGTTTAATCAGGTTTTTGACTGGTTCAAAACGGGATATACCAAGACAGTAGAATTTCTAATTCGGATTCGGCTGCTTGTCATTCCTGTTTTTATTGCCGGATTGATCGCGACGGGTTGGATCTATCAGACAACTCCGCAAGGGTTTATCCCTGAAGAGGATCAGGGCTATTTGTTTGCGATTGTCGAAGCTCCAGCAGGAGTTTCTTTAAACTACAGTGCCGACCTCTTGACGCGGATTACTGAAGAAGTGATGCTACCGTTACCCGAAGTCGAACATGCATTTGGCACTGCTGGCTATGGGTTTGAAGGAAATGCTAGTAATAAGACACTTCTATTTGTCAAGTTGAAAAACTGGGAGGAGCGTCCTGGTGCAGATAAGTCAGTTTTTGGGGTTCTGCAAAAGGTTAACCAGGGGTTACAGGCAAAAGTTCCAGAAGCCCGGGCAATTGCAGTCAACGCACCGCCAGTGGATGGACTAGGTTCTACAGGTGGATTTGAGTTATACATCCAAAATAAAGCTGCCCTGCCTATGGAAGCGTTGATCGATAATACTCAAAAGGCGATCGCCGCAGCCCAGAAACGACCAGAATTGGCGGGAGTGTTTACTCAATTTACCTTCGGTACGCCAATGATGCAAATTTCGATCGATCGCAGCCAAGCCAAGGCACAGAACATCGAAATTAACGACATTTTCAATACCTTACAGACATATTTAGGCGCACGATACATTAACCAATACGTTCTTGGCGGGCGGCTGTATCGAGTTTATGCCCAAGCAGAAGGAACGGTGCGCTCTAATCCCGAGGATATAAGTCGTTTGTACGTACGCTCTCAAGATAACAACCTCGTCCAACTGAGCAATGTCGTAAACTTGACAAGATTGAACTATCCGCCAATTGTGAGCCATTACAACGCCTATCCTGCGATCAAAATCCAAGGCGCAGCAGCACCAGGCTACAGTACAGGACAAGCCATACAAGCGATGGAAGAGGTCGCTCAAGAAGTGTTGCAACCGGGATTTGGCTACGCCTGGACGGGAACTGCTTTTCAAGAAAAATCCTCTGGGGGTGCTGCACCGATTATTTTTGGTTTAGCTTTTGTGATGGTCTTTCTGGTGCTAGCCGCTCAGTATGAAAGCTACGTCGATCCCACCATCATTATGATTACAGTACCGTTGGCGATCTTGGGTGCTATTGGTGCAGTTGTCTTACGGGCAAATATTTTTCAAGCTGGTGGAGTTTGGCCAGCGGTTAACAATAATATCTATGCCCAGGTAGCTTTGGTGATGTTGATTGGTCTAGCGAGTAAGAACGCAATTCTGATTGTAGAATTTGCCAACCAGTCGTTAGAGACAGGTATGGATATTACCCAGGCAGCAATTCGAGCTGCTAAAGAACGCTTGCGACCGATTCTGATGACTGCCTTTGCTGGTCTCGTCGGTTTCTGGCCCCTGGTAATTGCTAAAGGAGCTGGAGCAATGAGTCGTTGGTCTTTAGGGACAGCGCTCTTTGGTGGCTACCTCATTTCGACAATCTTAAGCTTGTTTTTAGTACCAGTGCTGTACGTCACGATCAAGAAACTAGAAGAGCGTTTCTTAAAATCAGGTAAATCAGGTACACCTAGCGAGCCAGGATTTCAACAACCGCAGATTCAAGACGAGAGGGAGCAGGTTCTTCCCAATTTTCAAGCTTCTTCTCAAAACGAATAA
- a CDS encoding GUN4 domain-containing protein translates to MSTTHESEIIARLAAMEEQLQQFNQLFSCLSERVTQSEDNLRLVADIHKYKKLRDLLAAGNLQEADWETIRVILAITGQRELESITPEDVKQFPCNELHVIDSLWTTYSKGRFGFSVQMQIYQNVGGSLNTTIAQDNTVIERFGDRIGWRVDGKWQKCDRLDYTLAAPIGCHPSRWWNSPFGSKMTNYFFNRLLTCNL, encoded by the coding sequence ATGTCTACTACACATGAGTCTGAAATCATTGCTCGTTTAGCCGCGATGGAAGAGCAATTACAGCAATTCAACCAGCTTTTCTCTTGCCTTAGCGAACGAGTTACTCAGTCAGAGGATAATTTGCGACTAGTTGCAGATATCCACAAATACAAAAAGCTACGAGATTTATTAGCAGCAGGGAATTTACAAGAAGCGGACTGGGAAACTATTCGGGTCATCCTGGCAATAACAGGACAGCGAGAACTAGAATCTATTACCCCTGAAGACGTGAAGCAATTTCCCTGCAACGAACTGCACGTAATTGATAGCCTCTGGACAACTTATAGCAAGGGTCGCTTTGGCTTCAGCGTGCAGATGCAGATTTATCAAAACGTGGGTGGTTCTCTTAATACCACTATTGCTCAGGATAATACAGTTATCGAACGCTTCGGCGATCGCATCGGTTGGCGCGTAGATGGCAAATGGCAAAAATGCGATCGCCTTGATTACACTCTTGCTGCACCGATAGGTTGTCATCCCTCGCGGTGGTGGAATTCGCCCTTTGGTTCAAAAATGACTAACTATTTCTTCAATCGCCTGCTCACATGCAATCTCTAG
- a CDS encoding bestrophin family protein, whose protein sequence is MSFIKPSNALEQCKRLLNKARNTFKGKHHLYTGETLNWFQVILRLERTVIPVIFPWVLFCSGYGFFISLIHYFDTDIVFPEKNGVITNAILSFNVGLTLLLVFRTNTAHDRFWEARKLWGRLVNTVRNLAQGIYIVIKNSSPQEKVEKEAILKLLVAFPIAMKLHLRAEPVDKQLASLMSKNQYFQLKTVRHSPLQIAFWLRDYLQHQYERNCVNIYQLTALHALLDELIDILGGCERILKTPLPLIYSIKFRLLVLIYCLILPLELVKNLTWWTGLIMAFVSFTLLSIEQIGSEIEEPFGYDANDLPLDVICNTMLQNVEELITVAPSSSCSWRV, encoded by the coding sequence ATGAGCTTTATCAAGCCTAGTAATGCTTTAGAGCAGTGCAAGCGTTTGCTCAATAAGGCAAGAAACACATTTAAAGGAAAGCATCACCTGTACACTGGTGAAACACTAAATTGGTTTCAAGTCATTTTACGGCTTGAAAGAACAGTTATTCCAGTCATTTTTCCTTGGGTACTTTTTTGTAGTGGATATGGTTTTTTCATATCATTAATTCACTATTTTGACACGGATATAGTATTTCCCGAAAAAAATGGTGTTATTACTAATGCCATTTTAAGTTTCAATGTGGGTCTAACTTTATTGTTAGTTTTTCGCACGAATACAGCTCACGATCGCTTTTGGGAAGCCCGCAAACTTTGGGGAAGGCTAGTTAATACGGTTCGGAACTTAGCTCAGGGAATTTACATAGTTATCAAAAATAGCTCGCCTCAAGAAAAAGTAGAAAAAGAGGCAATACTCAAGCTATTAGTTGCTTTTCCAATTGCCATGAAATTACATCTAAGAGCAGAGCCAGTGGACAAGCAATTAGCCTCATTGATGTCAAAAAATCAGTACTTTCAACTCAAAACCGTTCGTCATTCTCCACTACAGATTGCCTTTTGGCTCAGGGATTATCTACAACATCAGTATGAACGTAACTGTGTGAATATTTATCAATTAACTGCCTTACACGCTCTGTTAGATGAGTTGATCGACATTTTGGGAGGCTGCGAACGCATTTTGAAAACACCACTACCTTTAATCTATTCCATTAAATTTAGACTACTGGTATTAATCTATTGTTTGATATTACCGCTAGAATTAGTGAAAAACTTGACTTGGTGGACTGGGTTAATTATGGCTTTTGTCAGTTTCACTTTGTTAAGTATTGAGCAAATTGGCTCGGAGATAGAAGAACCTTTTGGTTACGATGCCAACGATCTACCCTTAGATGTAATTTGCAACACTATGCTACAAAATGTTGAAGAGTTAATTACAGTTGCTCCCAGCAGTAGTTGTTCTTGGCGAGTATAA
- a CDS encoding carbonic anhydrase, whose protein sequence is MSMQDMVKGVEKFRINYFCSHQEMFGRLAQGQAPQVLFITCSDSRIDPNLITQTQPGELFVIRNVGNIIPPFGTANFTEAAAIEYAIQALGIKDIIICGHSHCGAMKGLLQLGSLSQEMPLVYEWLHHYAAATRRLVQDNYQEYEGEELLSLTVKENVLTQIENLETYPVIRSRLRSGQLFLHAWVYEIESGNVIAYNANLGQFVPIKDPLPVPDPIASARSGLSELMEF, encoded by the coding sequence ATGTCCATGCAAGATATGGTTAAAGGTGTAGAGAAGTTCCGAATCAATTACTTTTGCTCTCACCAAGAGATGTTTGGGCGGCTGGCTCAAGGTCAGGCTCCCCAGGTACTTTTTATCACTTGCTCTGACTCTCGAATCGATCCAAATCTAATTACTCAAACTCAACCAGGCGAACTATTTGTCATTCGCAATGTTGGTAACATCATTCCACCTTTTGGTACTGCAAATTTTACTGAAGCAGCAGCAATTGAATATGCGATTCAGGCTTTAGGAATAAAAGATATTATTATTTGCGGTCATTCTCACTGCGGCGCTATGAAGGGATTGTTGCAGTTAGGCAGCCTCTCTCAAGAGATGCCTTTGGTTTACGAATGGTTACACCATTATGCAGCAGCCACTCGTCGCCTAGTTCAGGATAACTATCAAGAATATGAAGGCGAAGAACTTTTAAGTCTTACCGTTAAGGAAAACGTTTTGACGCAGATAGAAAACTTAGAGACTTACCCAGTTATTCGCTCTCGACTGCGATCGGGGCAACTCTTTCTTCATGCCTGGGTTTATGAGATTGAGAGTGGAAATGTTATTGCCTACAATGCCAACTTAGGTCAATTTGTCCCGATTAAAGACCCACTACCTGTACCTGACCCCATAGCTAGCGCACGCTCAGGTTTATCGGAGTTAATGGAGTTTTAA
- a CDS encoding DUF1830 domain-containing protein produces the protein MALIFAPPQTQRSLKLLCCYVNSTRKIQILRIANVSYCHFERVIFSGQRILFEAPRNAHLEIHTCDMCSAILSDKIPCDRLRID, from the coding sequence ATGGCTCTCATATTTGCTCCTCCACAAACTCAGCGTTCTCTAAAGCTTCTTTGTTGCTATGTGAATAGCACTCGAAAGATTCAGATTCTCCGAATTGCAAATGTTTCGTATTGTCACTTTGAGCGCGTTATTTTCTCAGGTCAACGTATTTTATTTGAGGCTCCGAGAAATGCTCATTTAGAAATCCATACATGCGACATGTGCAGTGCTATTTTGTCGGATAAGATACCCTGCGATCGCCTCCGAATAGATTGA
- a CDS encoding YdhR family protein — translation MIQIDFKRDRSQKKTASSRTVMLDFTQALAQVPGLIQKIWMINNENTSKAGGIYLFEDEASVFDYFNGPIFNRIISDPNFEEIVVKSFELNEKYSFLAEGSVTDLLRGLSGFKSNSFKTSESILFQ, via the coding sequence ATTATCCAAATCGACTTCAAGCGCGATCGCTCGCAGAAGAAAACAGCTAGTAGCAGAACAGTTATGCTAGATTTTACCCAAGCGCTTGCTCAAGTTCCGGGGCTAATCCAGAAAATTTGGATGATTAACAACGAAAATACTTCAAAAGCAGGGGGTATTTATTTGTTTGAGGATGAAGCGAGTGTTTTTGATTATTTTAACGGACCAATATTTAATCGGATTATCAGCGATCCAAACTTTGAAGAGATTGTCGTTAAATCATTCGAGCTTAATGAAAAATATAGCTTTCTAGCCGAAGGTTCTGTTACCGATCTACTCAGAGGTTTAAGTGGTTTCAAGTCAAATAGTTTTAAAACTAGTGAAAGTATTTTGTTTCAATAA
- a CDS encoding helix-turn-helix domain-containing protein: protein MNSNRLLESQEFHTVDIDSLIENARMVGFQKFLLQSHPLLSKVFEFIEARYCDSISLREVAEAVGRSPAYLTDLVRRETGKTVLSWIVERRMAEARCLLLETGQSVEQIAEAVGYFDRRHFSRLFLRFHGLTPQAWRRKYQSRSVPLLQVDLKEEKPSNLIEQRAKTITAVEAQRLQVCIQEIVEILYQNITIGQENLNEAFL from the coding sequence ATGAACTCTAATCGCTTACTTGAGAGCCAAGAATTCCACACTGTCGATATAGACTCGCTGATTGAAAATGCTAGGATGGTAGGATTTCAAAAGTTCTTGCTTCAGTCTCATCCTCTTTTGAGTAAAGTTTTTGAATTTATCGAAGCACGTTATTGCGATTCAATTAGTCTGCGAGAGGTGGCTGAAGCGGTTGGTCGTTCTCCGGCGTACTTGACTGACCTGGTGCGACGGGAAACCGGAAAAACTGTGCTGAGCTGGATTGTGGAACGCCGCATGGCAGAAGCACGCTGTCTATTACTTGAAACTGGTCAGTCAGTAGAGCAGATTGCTGAAGCAGTAGGTTATTTTGATAGACGGCATTTCAGTCGCTTGTTTCTCCGGTTCCACGGATTGACTCCACAAGCTTGGCGGAGAAAATATCAAAGTAGGAGCGTTCCACTTTTGCAAGTAGACCTGAAAGAGGAAAAGCCAAGCAATCTGATTGAGCAAAGAGCCAAAACTATAACTGCTGTAGAAGCTCAAAGACTACAGGTTTGTATACAAGAGATTGTTGAGATTCTGTATCAGAACATAACAATTGGTCAAGAGAACTTGAATGAGGCATTTCTGTAG